From Gemmatimonadaceae bacterium, the proteins below share one genomic window:
- the sufB gene encoding Fe-S cluster assembly protein SufB, which translates to MSSSIESLISREYQHGFVTDIESDTLPAGLSEDVVRAISAKKNEPAFMVEWRLKAYRRWLSMKEPHWPNVHYGPIDYQATSYYSAPKTKKPLGSIDEVDPELLKTYEKLGIPLYEQKMLAGVAVDAIFDSVSVGTTMRSELAKHGIIFCSFGEALREHPDLVEKYLGSVVPYSDNFFAALNSAVFSDGSFVYVPKDVRCPIELSTYFRINSADTGQFERTLIVADEGAYVSYLEGCTAPKRSTNQLHAAVVELVALKGATIKYSTVQNWYAGDKE; encoded by the coding sequence ATGAGCAGTTCGATCGAGAGCCTGATTAGCCGAGAGTATCAGCACGGATTCGTGACCGACATCGAGTCGGACACGCTGCCAGCCGGGCTGAGCGAGGACGTCGTTCGCGCGATCTCGGCGAAAAAGAACGAGCCCGCTTTCATGGTCGAGTGGCGGCTCAAGGCGTATCGCCGCTGGCTGTCGATGAAAGAGCCGCATTGGCCGAACGTCCATTACGGCCCGATCGACTATCAAGCGACGAGCTACTACTCCGCGCCCAAGACGAAGAAGCCGCTCGGCAGCATCGATGAAGTCGATCCGGAGTTGCTCAAGACCTACGAGAAGCTCGGCATTCCGCTGTACGAGCAGAAGATGCTCGCCGGCGTGGCGGTCGACGCGATCTTCGACTCGGTGTCGGTCGGAACGACGATGCGCTCGGAGCTGGCCAAGCACGGCATCATCTTCTGCTCGTTCGGCGAAGCGTTGCGCGAACATCCGGACCTGGTCGAGAAATACCTCGGCTCCGTCGTGCCGTACAGCGACAACTTCTTCGCCGCGCTGAACAGTGCGGTGTTCTCCGACGGCTCGTTCGTGTACGTCCCCAAGGACGTGCGCTGCCCGATCGAGCTCTCGACGTATTTCCGTATCAACTCGGCCGACACCGGCCAGTTTGAGAGAACTCTCATCGTGGCCGACGAGGGCGCATACGTCAGCTATCTCGAGGGATGCACGGCACCCAAGCGGAGCACCAATCAGCTGCACGCGGCGGTGGTCGAGCTGGTCGCACTCAAGGGGGCGACGATCAAATACTCGACCGTGCAGAACTGGTACGCAGGTGACAAGGAA